The following proteins are encoded in a genomic region of Burkholderia cepacia:
- a CDS encoding UDP-N-acetylglucosamine 1-carboxyvinyltransferase, which produces MSNLIVHGGTPLRGDIKPSANKNAVLPILCATLLTDQPLRLVGVPDITDVRKILDIFRTLGSDVSVDFTTGLLELHHRNTKFDPAVHRLPEAMRSSIMLIPPLLARFGVARLENDVKGCTLGVREIDPHVEVFERFGAHIERTPDSLIVRTDGPLTANDHWFDYASVTTTENFALCATTASGTSTLMNAASEPHVQEFCQFLAMIGVTIEGIGTSRLCVTGGGKLGGGEFRFAEDFHEIATFLALGAITGGDITVRNSSPEHFPLIDRTFAKFGVNVTHRDGWSRAERDGPLRVRRPFTQNILTKVEAAPWPYLPVDLLPIFIALGVRAEGSAMFWNKVYDGALGWSGELSKFGAHVLLSDPHRLITFGGLQLTPARVESPYIIRVAIALLMVAASIEGRSEIMNALPIRRAHPHFVENLRSVGANVEWTSSE; this is translated from the coding sequence ATGTCGAATCTCATCGTCCACGGCGGCACTCCGCTGCGCGGGGACATCAAGCCGTCCGCGAACAAGAACGCCGTCCTGCCGATTCTGTGCGCCACCCTGTTGACCGATCAGCCGCTGCGCCTCGTCGGCGTGCCGGACATCACCGACGTGCGCAAGATCCTCGACATCTTCCGCACGCTCGGCAGCGACGTGTCGGTCGACTTCACGACGGGCCTGCTCGAACTCCACCATCGCAACACGAAGTTCGATCCGGCCGTCCACCGGCTGCCCGAGGCGATGCGCTCGTCGATCATGCTGATTCCGCCGCTGCTCGCGCGCTTCGGCGTCGCGCGCCTCGAGAACGACGTGAAGGGCTGTACGCTCGGCGTGCGCGAGATCGACCCGCACGTCGAGGTGTTCGAGCGCTTCGGCGCGCACATCGAACGCACGCCCGATTCGCTGATCGTCCGCACCGACGGCCCGCTGACGGCCAACGATCACTGGTTCGACTACGCGTCGGTGACGACCACCGAGAACTTCGCGCTGTGCGCGACGACCGCGAGCGGCACGTCGACGCTGATGAACGCGGCGTCCGAGCCGCACGTGCAGGAGTTCTGCCAGTTCCTCGCGATGATCGGCGTCACGATCGAAGGTATCGGCACGTCGCGGCTGTGCGTGACGGGCGGCGGCAAGCTCGGCGGCGGCGAGTTCCGCTTCGCCGAGGATTTCCACGAGATCGCGACGTTCCTCGCGCTCGGCGCGATCACCGGCGGCGACATCACGGTGCGCAACTCGTCGCCCGAACATTTCCCGCTGATCGACCGCACGTTCGCGAAGTTCGGCGTCAACGTCACGCATCGCGACGGCTGGTCGCGCGCGGAACGCGACGGCCCGCTGCGCGTACGTCGGCCGTTCACGCAGAACATCCTGACCAAGGTCGAAGCCGCACCCTGGCCGTACCTGCCGGTCGACCTGCTGCCGATCTTCATCGCGCTCGGCGTGCGCGCGGAAGGCAGCGCGATGTTCTGGAACAAGGTCTACGACGGCGCGCTCGGCTGGTCCGGCGAGCTGTCGAAGTTCGGCGCGCACGTGCTGCTGTCCGATCCGCATCGGCTGATCACGTTCGGCGGGCTGCAACTGACGCCGGCACGCGTCGAGAGCCCGTACATCATTCGCGTCGCGATTGCACTGCTGATGGTCGCCGCGAGCATCGAAGGCCGCTCGGAAATCATGAACGCGCTGCCGATCCGCCGCGCGCATCCGCATTTCGTCGAGAATCTGCGCTCGGTCGGCGCGAACGTCGAGTGGACGAGCAGCGAGTAA
- the shiA gene encoding shikimate transporter, with translation MTPTFDTLDAAASARARSQARKAAIGSFVGAVVDWYDFLLYGIVAALVFNSEFFPKVSPTMGTLAAFATFGVGFLFRPLGGVVFGHYGDRLGRKRMLVLTVMLMGLSTVAIGLLPAFSTIGWWAPVLLVLMRAIQGFAVGGEWGGAALMAVESAPKQKKAFYSSGVQVGYGVGLVLATGIVSILSHTLGEAAFKSWGWRLPFVFSIVLVLIGLWVRKNMDESQEFVEKVEHGNRKLRLPVLEALTRHPKAFLLIIALRLAELFTMYIVTAFALSYSTTNLGMSRDLFLNIGLLVGAVSCVTIPCFAWLADRYGLRRIYLIGAVIGLASAVPFFVALEARSIAWIVIFSILLANAAHDMVVSVQQPLFTELFGAEYRYSGAGVGYQFASVVGGGFTPFIAVGLVSLAGGSWHLVAGYLAVGCLISLVVAARMRAAQ, from the coding sequence ATGACCCCAACCTTCGACACCCTCGACGCCGCCGCCAGCGCCCGAGCGCGCAGCCAGGCCCGCAAGGCCGCGATCGGCAGCTTCGTCGGCGCCGTCGTCGACTGGTACGACTTCCTGCTGTACGGGATCGTCGCCGCGCTCGTATTCAATTCCGAGTTCTTCCCGAAAGTCAGCCCGACCATGGGCACGCTCGCGGCGTTCGCGACCTTCGGCGTCGGCTTCCTGTTCCGGCCGCTCGGCGGCGTCGTGTTCGGCCACTACGGCGACCGGCTCGGGCGCAAGCGGATGCTCGTGCTGACCGTGATGCTGATGGGGCTGTCGACGGTCGCGATCGGCCTGCTGCCGGCGTTCTCGACGATCGGCTGGTGGGCGCCCGTGCTGCTGGTGCTGATGCGTGCGATCCAGGGTTTCGCGGTCGGCGGCGAATGGGGCGGCGCGGCGCTGATGGCCGTCGAGAGCGCACCGAAGCAGAAGAAGGCGTTCTACAGCAGCGGCGTGCAGGTCGGCTACGGCGTCGGCCTCGTGCTGGCCACGGGCATCGTGTCGATCCTGAGCCACACGCTCGGCGAGGCCGCGTTCAAGTCATGGGGCTGGCGCCTGCCGTTCGTGTTCAGCATCGTGCTGGTGCTGATCGGGTTGTGGGTGCGCAAGAACATGGACGAGTCGCAGGAGTTCGTCGAGAAGGTCGAGCATGGCAACCGCAAGCTGCGCCTGCCGGTGCTGGAGGCGCTCACGCGCCACCCGAAGGCGTTCCTGCTGATCATTGCGCTGCGGCTCGCGGAACTGTTCACGATGTATATCGTCACCGCGTTCGCGCTCAGCTATTCGACGACGAACCTTGGCATGTCGCGCGACCTGTTCCTGAACATCGGCCTGCTGGTCGGTGCGGTGAGCTGCGTGACGATTCCGTGTTTCGCGTGGCTGGCCGACCGCTACGGCCTGCGTCGCATCTACCTGATCGGCGCGGTGATCGGCCTGGCGTCCGCGGTACCGTTCTTCGTCGCGCTGGAAGCGCGGTCGATCGCGTGGATCGTGATCTTCTCGATCCTGCTGGCCAACGCCGCGCACGACATGGTCGTGAGCGTCCAGCAGCCGCTGTTCACCGAGCTGTTCGGCGCCGAATACCGCTACAGCGGCGCTGGGGTCGGCTACCAGTTCGCGAGTGTGGTTGGCGGCGGGTTCACGCCGTTCATCGCGGTCGGCCTCGTCAGCCTGGCCGGCGGCTCGTGGCACCTCGTCGCCGGTTATCTCGCGGTGGGCTGCCTGATCTCGCTGGTGGTCGCCGCACGGATGCGGGCCGCGCAGTGA